From the Solanum lycopersicum chromosome 10, SLM_r2.1 genome, one window contains:
- the LOC104649508 gene encoding early nodulin-like protein 6, which translates to MDTYFEFSLYRFNVFVLSLVVTFMIVSNIFVSSFQFRVGDEIGWITPIGNESETYNEWAARNRFHIGDTLYFKYKDDSVLEVTPANYLNCNTTSPISKFENGETVYKISHPGFYYFISGQKNNCKFGQRIIVRVMHPSEISSPASAPEISPSPAVDGGGGGGDGGDGWSSDFLDPPVINSTTVLSVFSCFVTALGGIMIFLYLLM; encoded by the exons ATGGATacttattttgaattttcacTTTATCGATTTAACGTGTTCGTTCTCTCTCTTGTTGTTACGTTCATGATCGTTTCAAACATCTTCGTGTCATCTTTTCAATTTCGAGTTGGTGATGAAATTGGTTGGATTACACCAATTGGTAATGAATCTGAGACGTATAACGAATGGGCTGCTAGAAATCGATTTCATATCGGAGATACTCTTT ATTTCAAGTATAAAGACGACTCAGTACTTGAAGTAACTCCGGCTAATTATCTCAACTGCAACACAACAAGCCCAATTTCCAAATTTGAAAATGGAGAGACAGTTTACAAAATTAGCCATCCTGGCTTCTACTATTTCATAAGTGGCCAGAAAAATAATTGCAAATTTGGCCAAAGAATCATTGTTCGTGTAATGCACCCATCTGAAATTTCTTCCCCGGCGTCCGCACCGGAGATTTCACCGTCTCCGGCTgttgatggtggtggtggtgggggtGACGGTGGAGATGGGTGGAGCTCGGACTTTTTGGATCCACCAGTGATTAATTCCACCACAGTACTTTCtgttttttcatgttttgttaCTGCTCTTGGGGGTATTATGATCTTTCTCTATTTGCTTATGTAG
- the LOC101263765 gene encoding nudix hydrolase 2, whose product MEKLAFQNGVKKDQLLSAVNDYHGGVIVELKEPMDPNVFQNMLKASLSKWRLQGKKGVWIKLPIELANLVETAVKEGFWYHHAEPHYLMLVYWIPETENTIPANASHRVGIGAIVLNDKRELLVVQENSGRLKGTAVWKIPTGIVEEGEDIFEGAIREVKEETGIDTEFMEVLAFRQTHKALFGKSDLFFICMMRPLSFDIQKQDLEIEAAQWMPIEEYAALPFVQKHGLFKYIKDLCLVKAERNYPGFTPVPITSFFDASMSFLYCNKDGLDQDALQVHL is encoded by the exons ATGGAGAAACTAGCATTTCAAAATGGTGTCAAGAAGGATCAGTTGCTTTCTGCAGTAAATGATTATCATGGTGGAGTTATAGTGGAATTGAAGGAGCCTATGGACCCCAATGTCTTTCAAAACATGCTTAAAGCTTCATTATCCAAGTGGAGGCTGCAG gGGAAGAAGGGTGTCTGGATTAAACTACCAATTGAGCTTGCAAATTTGGTTGAAACTGCAGTTAAG GAAGGATTTTGGTACCACCACGCGGAACCTCATTACCTGATGTTAGTGTATTGGATTCCAGAAACTGAGAATACCATCCCAGCAAATGCCTCACATCGAGTGGGTATTGGTGCTATAGTCTTAAATGACAAAAGAGAG TTGCTTGTTGTCCAAGAAAATAGCGGCAGATTAAAGGGAACTGCTGTATGGAAGATCCCTACTGGCATTGTTGAAGAG GGCGAGGATATATTTGAAGGTGCAATAAGGGAAGTAAAAGAAGAAACAGGA ATTGATACTGAATTTATGGAAGTACTTGCATTCAG GCAAACACACAAGGCGTTGTTTGGCAAGTCAGACTTATTCTTCATTTGCATGATGCGCCCTTTATCATTTGACATTCAAAAACAAGATTTAGAAATTGAGGCAGCCCAG TGGATGCCAATTGAAGAGTATGCAGCTCTACCTTTTGTTCAGAAACATGGCCTTTTCAAGTACATCAAAGATTTATGCTTGGTTAAGGCCGAAAGGAACTACCCAGGGTTTACTCCTGTGCCTATAACGTCATTTTTCGATGCCAGCATGAGTTTCCTGTATTGCAACAAGGATGGTCTGGACCAAGATGCTCTGCAAGTTCATCTCTGA